The following are encoded in a window of Sphingopyxis sp. FD7 genomic DNA:
- the ribB gene encoding 3,4-dihydroxy-2-butanone-4-phosphate synthase, with protein sequence MSEPYLSSALEIIDEARNGRMFILVDDEDRENEGDLVIPAQMATPDAINFMARYGRGLICLALTGEQVANLGLNPMSRENGMRHSTAFTVSIEARDGVSTGISAADRARTISVAIRSNTAKEEIVSPGHVFPLTAREGGVLVRAGHTEAAVDVARLAGLTPAGVICEIMNDDGSMARMDDLKVFAARHGLKIGTIRDLIAYRRSHDHLVECATTSTLSSDYGGEWKVILYRNKVDSSEAVVLQKGNVLPDQPTLVRMHSASLFHDMLGKPGARKRLLQRAMEEIGKEGVGVLVLLTATQPGDLENMINPMRPQMDMRSYGIGAQILSDLGVQDMVLLSNTKQVLVALEGYGLSIVGTKPIPDSD encoded by the coding sequence GTGAGCGAACCCTATCTGTCTTCGGCGCTGGAGATCATCGACGAAGCGCGCAATGGCCGGATGTTCATCCTTGTCGATGACGAGGATCGGGAAAACGAAGGCGATCTGGTGATCCCCGCACAGATGGCGACCCCGGATGCGATCAACTTCATGGCGCGCTACGGTCGCGGCCTGATCTGCCTGGCACTGACCGGCGAGCAGGTTGCCAACCTCGGTCTCAACCCAATGAGCCGTGAAAATGGAATGCGGCACTCGACCGCTTTCACGGTATCGATCGAAGCACGTGACGGCGTGAGTACCGGAATATCGGCGGCCGATCGGGCCCGGACGATATCCGTCGCGATCCGTTCGAATACGGCGAAGGAAGAGATCGTTTCGCCCGGCCATGTTTTTCCGCTCACCGCGCGCGAAGGCGGAGTTCTGGTGCGCGCTGGGCATACCGAGGCTGCCGTTGATGTCGCACGTTTGGCAGGACTGACACCGGCGGGTGTGATCTGCGAGATCATGAACGATGACGGTTCAATGGCGCGGATGGACGACCTCAAGGTTTTCGCCGCCAGGCACGGGCTGAAAATCGGCACCATCCGCGACCTGATAGCCTATCGCCGTAGCCATGATCACCTGGTCGAATGCGCGACCACCAGCACTCTGTCCTCGGACTATGGTGGCGAATGGAAGGTCATCCTGTACCGAAACAAGGTCGATTCCAGCGAAGCTGTGGTCCTCCAGAAAGGCAATGTGCTGCCGGATCAACCAACTTTGGTGCGGATGCACAGCGCGTCGCTGTTCCACGATATGCTGGGGAAACCAGGTGCTCGAAAGCGGCTGTTGCAGCGCGCGATGGAAGAGATTGGCAAGGAGGGGGTGGGCGTGCTCGTGCTGCTGACCGCCACGCAGCCCGGTGATCTGGAGAACATGATCAATCCCATGCGTCCGCAGATGGATATGCGCAGCTATGGCATCGGCGCTCAGATACTGTCCGACCTGGGGGTTCAGGACATGGTGCTGCTCTCGAACACCAAGCAGGTGCTGGTCGCGCTTGAGGGGTATGGCTTGTCGATTGTCGGAACAAAACCGATCCCGGACTCTGACTAG
- a CDS encoding NADPH-dependent FMN reductase, protein MTAPFIVGIGGSTRPGSSGERVVRCVLAEAEALGASTRMFGGNELAVLPHYCPELPHRSLAQSEFVDCVRKADGLVIGSPGYHGGVSGLVKNAIDLLEDLRSDERVYFSERPVGLVVVAAGWQACGITLQALRGIVHAMRGWPTPIGVTINTVEQQIFDQDGSVADEAIRSVCAAQAAQIVWFARQVTSA, encoded by the coding sequence GTGACGGCGCCATTTATCGTTGGCATCGGCGGATCGACCCGGCCGGGTTCATCGGGAGAGCGGGTCGTGCGCTGCGTGTTGGCTGAGGCCGAGGCACTTGGTGCCTCGACCCGGATGTTCGGCGGTAACGAACTGGCTGTCTTGCCCCATTATTGCCCGGAATTGCCCCATCGCAGCCTGGCGCAGTCGGAATTCGTTGACTGCGTGCGCAAGGCCGATGGGCTGGTGATCGGCTCGCCCGGCTACCACGGCGGCGTGTCGGGCCTGGTGAAGAACGCCATCGACCTGCTCGAGGACCTGCGCTCGGATGAGCGGGTCTACTTCAGCGAACGGCCGGTGGGGCTGGTGGTGGTGGCGGCGGGCTGGCAGGCGTGCGGCATAACGTTGCAGGCGCTGCGAGGCATCGTTCACGCCATGCGGGGCTGGCCCACCCCGATTGGCGTCACCATCAATACGGTGGAGCAGCAAATTTTCGATCAGGATGGCAGCGTTGCCGATGAAGCCATAAGGTCGGTTTGCGCAGCACAGGCCGCGCAGATCGTCTGGTTCGCGCGACAGGTCACGAGCGCCTGA
- a CDS encoding cyclase family protein — protein MARRFVDLSIFLENDVISDPPAYRPKIDYIDHRMSVPEITGFFPGLKAEDLPDGEAWAIERIELITHNGTHLDAPYHYASTMDGGERAITIDEVPLEWCFQPGVKLDFRHFADGYVATAADVEAELERIGHRLAPLEIVVVNTAAGKRYGADDYVTAGCGMGYEATMYLLERGIRLTGTDGWSWDAPFSHTLERYEASGDASLIWEGHKAGRDIGYCHLEKLHNLEALPATGFTIACFPMKIRAASAGWTRAVAIFDE, from the coding sequence ATGGCACGCCGGTTCGTGGACCTGTCGATTTTTCTGGAGAACGACGTCATCTCTGATCCACCGGCTTACCGGCCCAAGATCGACTACATCGACCACCGGATGTCCGTGCCCGAAATCACCGGCTTTTTTCCGGGCCTGAAGGCAGAAGACCTGCCCGATGGCGAGGCATGGGCGATCGAGCGCATCGAACTGATCACGCATAACGGCACCCATCTTGATGCCCCCTACCACTATGCCTCGACGATGGACGGTGGCGAACGCGCAATTACCATCGATGAAGTTCCGCTCGAGTGGTGCTTTCAGCCTGGCGTGAAGCTCGATTTTCGCCATTTCGCCGACGGCTACGTGGCCACCGCCGCGGATGTCGAGGCGGAACTGGAGCGGATTGGCCACCGCTTGGCACCACTCGAGATTGTGGTCGTCAATACGGCCGCCGGTAAACGCTACGGCGCGGACGATTATGTCACTGCGGGCTGCGGCATGGGCTACGAAGCGACAATGTATCTGCTCGAGCGCGGCATCAGGCTGACCGGGACGGACGGATGGAGTTGGGACGCGCCATTCAGTCATACCCTGGAGCGATATGAAGCCAGCGGAGACGCCTCGCTCATCTGGGAAGGGCACAAGGCCGGGCGCGACATCGGCTATTGTCACCTGGAAAAGCTGCACAACCTGGAGGCATTGCCCGCCACGGGGTTCACTATTGCGTGCTTTCCAATGAAGATCCGCGCGGCGTCCGCCGGGTGGACTCGTGCCGTAGCGATCTTCGACGAATGA
- a CDS encoding 3-keto-5-aminohexanoate cleavage protein — MTKAIITCAVTGGAHTPTMSAALPVTPEEIAEQSIAAVEAGAAILHLHARMPEDGRPTGDPEVYRKFLPVIRQRTDAVVNITTGGSATMPLAERLKAATTFLPEMCSLNMGTINFAMFPASRRIDQWKHSWERDYIVNSDDFIFRNTFRDIATILETMSDAGTRFEHECYDVGHLYNLAHFVDSGAVKPPFFIQMIFGILGGIGPDLENLMFMKATADRLFGADTYQWSVLAAGKHQMPFLTQAALMGGHVRVGLEDSLFIERGELATSNAQQVAKIVRILKEMGREPATPAEAREMLGLKGGDRVEF; from the coding sequence ATGACCAAGGCAATAATAACCTGCGCGGTCACGGGCGGGGCACATACGCCCACAATGTCGGCGGCGCTTCCGGTCACGCCAGAAGAGATCGCCGAGCAGAGCATCGCCGCGGTCGAAGCGGGCGCCGCGATCCTCCACCTACACGCCCGGATGCCCGAAGACGGCCGCCCGACCGGCGATCCTGAGGTGTACCGCAAGTTCCTTCCCGTCATTCGGCAGCGGACTGATGCGGTCGTCAATATCACGACCGGCGGTTCCGCCACCATGCCGTTGGCGGAACGGCTCAAGGCCGCCACCACGTTCCTGCCCGAGATGTGCTCGCTCAACATGGGTACGATCAATTTCGCAATGTTTCCTGCCTCGCGCCGGATCGACCAGTGGAAACATTCGTGGGAGCGCGACTACATCGTCAATTCGGACGATTTCATCTTCCGCAATACGTTTCGGGATATCGCGACGATACTGGAAACAATGTCCGACGCGGGCACGCGGTTCGAGCATGAGTGCTACGATGTCGGCCACCTCTACAACCTGGCCCACTTCGTCGATTCCGGGGCGGTCAAGCCGCCTTTCTTCATCCAGATGATCTTCGGTATCTTGGGCGGGATCGGTCCGGATCTTGAGAACCTGATGTTCATGAAGGCGACCGCTGATCGGCTGTTCGGCGCCGACACTTATCAATGGTCGGTCCTGGCTGCGGGCAAGCACCAGATGCCATTCCTTACGCAGGCCGCCTTGATGGGCGGGCACGTGCGTGTGGGGCTGGAGGACAGCCTCTTCATCGAACGTGGCGAACTCGCCACGTCCAATGCCCAGCAGGTCGCCAAGATCGTTCGTATCCTCAAGGAAATGGGCCGCGAACCCGCTACCCCGGCGGAAGCGCGCGAGATGCTGGGGCTCAAGGGCGGCGATAGGGTGGAGTTTTGA
- a CDS encoding long-chain-fatty-acid--CoA ligase: protein MPAPPVDIVSMLRHHVAGDPAARCITSGDISLTFSELDCRSNAAANALVRSGVASGDRVALLCQASPEVFELLFACAKIGAILVPLNWRLSAREIAQIVEDADPILIIFDAASAPLVAEVGGRTKLRLEDYPAMRDAVPDSIPAHDVVPDDTALILYTSGTTGRPKGAMLSQRNLSYLGRMAGELWQFTSQSVNLVAMPLFHIGGIGYALLALSQGGETVLLPSADPALVLNAIARHGVTHAFFVPTVVQRLVDHVAESGMVAPAIDHIFYGAAPIGEELLHRAIATFGCGFTHVYGMTETAGTTVTLLPHEHTGARLRSCGRPMPWVELEVVDPDTGRQVASGETGEIRMRSPAIMRQYWRKQEETAAAITADGWLCSGDAASRDADGYLYIHDRYKDMIVSGGENIYPSEIDNVLLHHPAVAEVAVIGIPHPKWGETPCAYVVRRPGFGITEAELIAFTRERLAHYKCPTSVRFVAELPRNASGKILKRELRERSGGTGK, encoded by the coding sequence ATGCCTGCACCGCCCGTCGATATCGTCTCAATGCTGCGACATCACGTCGCCGGCGATCCGGCGGCCCGATGCATCACCAGCGGGGACATCTCCCTGACATTTAGCGAACTCGACTGCCGCAGCAATGCTGCCGCCAACGCGCTTGTTAGAAGTGGAGTTGCAAGCGGTGATAGGGTGGCTTTGCTCTGCCAGGCATCTCCCGAGGTTTTCGAATTGCTGTTCGCCTGCGCCAAGATCGGCGCCATTCTTGTGCCGCTCAATTGGCGCCTCTCGGCACGCGAAATCGCCCAGATCGTCGAGGATGCCGATCCAATCCTGATCATCTTCGACGCTGCATCCGCGCCGCTAGTGGCCGAGGTTGGTGGTCGCACGAAGCTGCGCCTGGAAGACTATCCCGCGATGCGCGATGCGGTGCCGGACTCGATCCCAGCCCACGACGTAGTGCCTGACGATACCGCACTGATCCTGTACACGTCGGGCACCACGGGCCGGCCCAAGGGCGCCATGCTCTCGCAGCGCAACCTCTCCTACCTGGGCCGCATGGCGGGGGAACTTTGGCAATTCACATCCCAGAGTGTCAACCTCGTAGCCATGCCGCTGTTTCATATCGGCGGGATTGGTTACGCCTTGCTGGCGCTGAGCCAGGGTGGGGAGACGGTACTGCTCCCCTCTGCCGATCCAGCGCTGGTTCTTAACGCCATAGCAAGGCACGGCGTGACGCACGCCTTCTTTGTTCCTACGGTCGTGCAGCGGTTGGTTGATCACGTCGCGGAGAGTGGCATGGTTGCCCCTGCAATCGATCACATCTTCTATGGCGCCGCGCCGATTGGCGAGGAACTGCTGCACCGCGCGATCGCGACCTTCGGCTGTGGGTTCACCCATGTGTACGGCATGACGGAGACAGCAGGAACGACCGTGACGCTGCTCCCGCACGAGCATACCGGGGCTCGCCTGCGTTCGTGCGGACGCCCCATGCCTTGGGTGGAACTCGAAGTCGTTGATCCGGACACGGGCCGACAGGTGGCGAGTGGCGAGACCGGTGAAATCCGAATGCGCTCGCCCGCCATCATGCGTCAATACTGGCGCAAGCAAGAGGAAACAGCCGCGGCGATAACCGCGGATGGATGGCTTTGTTCGGGTGATGCCGCTTCGCGGGATGCGGACGGATACCTTTACATTCACGACCGCTACAAGGACATGATCGTCTCGGGCGGAGAGAACATCTACCCCAGCGAGATTGACAATGTGCTGCTCCATCATCCGGCCGTGGCTGAGGTCGCGGTGATCGGCATTCCTCATCCGAAATGGGGTGAAACGCCGTGCGCCTATGTCGTCCGGCGACCAGGCTTCGGGATCACCGAAGCCGAGTTGATCGCATTCACGCGGGAGCGGCTGGCGCATTACAAATGCCCGACTTCGGTTCGCTTCGTGGCAGAGTTGCCGCGCAACGCATCAGGCAAGATCCTCAAGCGCGAACTGCGCGAAAGAAGTGGTGGAACCGGCAAATGA
- a CDS encoding acyl-CoA dehydrogenase family protein, translating to MSTTLFHGPLVDLSDHHAALRDSVAKVMAGYGRSYFQDVVRRGERPDALWAALGDAGFLGVHIPEQYGGGGGGLGDYYVVIEEVAAHGSPLLALVINSICAPIIAAFGSEQLQRDWLPELASGRKRMAFSITEPNAGSNSHQISTTARETSGGWVIKGAKYWTSAIDESDAVLVVARDDARSTPERPALSLFIMPTDAKGLSWQPIDSALSVPEKQFTVFYDDVELPREALIGEAGAGLRQVFVGLNPERVAAAAINNGIARFALAQAAQYACDRSVWKTPIGAHQGVAHPLAEGYVGVQSARLMAARAAQLYDAGEDAAEAANMAKFLAAETSLKALDQAMQTHGGNGLSYEYGLADLWFVTRLHKTAPVSREMVLNHIAQHSLGLPKSY from the coding sequence ATGAGCACGACGCTTTTTCACGGGCCGCTGGTCGATTTGTCGGACCATCACGCGGCGCTGCGCGACAGCGTGGCCAAAGTGATGGCCGGATATGGGCGATCGTATTTCCAGGACGTCGTCAGGCGCGGGGAACGGCCCGATGCCCTGTGGGCGGCACTCGGTGACGCGGGCTTTCTGGGAGTTCACATCCCCGAGCAATACGGCGGAGGCGGAGGAGGGCTCGGCGATTACTACGTGGTGATCGAGGAGGTCGCTGCCCACGGGAGTCCCCTGTTGGCGCTCGTGATCAATTCGATCTGCGCGCCGATCATTGCTGCGTTCGGTTCCGAGCAGCTTCAGCGCGACTGGTTGCCTGAGTTGGCAAGTGGTCGCAAGCGCATGGCTTTCAGTATTACCGAACCCAATGCCGGCTCCAATTCGCACCAGATCAGCACCACCGCGCGTGAAACGTCGGGCGGCTGGGTGATCAAGGGCGCCAAGTACTGGACTTCCGCGATCGATGAGTCGGACGCGGTCCTGGTGGTCGCCCGCGATGATGCCCGATCCACCCCGGAACGCCCGGCATTATCGCTGTTCATCATGCCGACCGATGCGAAGGGGCTGAGCTGGCAACCGATCGATTCCGCGCTCAGCGTTCCAGAGAAGCAGTTCACCGTTTTTTACGACGACGTCGAATTGCCGCGCGAGGCTTTGATCGGAGAGGCCGGGGCGGGCTTGCGGCAGGTTTTCGTCGGACTCAATCCCGAACGTGTCGCCGCTGCCGCGATCAACAATGGCATCGCCCGGTTCGCCTTGGCGCAAGCGGCGCAGTATGCCTGCGACCGTTCGGTGTGGAAGACGCCGATAGGCGCGCATCAAGGCGTCGCGCATCCGCTTGCCGAAGGATACGTCGGGGTGCAGTCAGCCCGATTGATGGCGGCCCGGGCGGCTCAGTTATACGACGCTGGAGAGGACGCAGCGGAGGCCGCGAACATGGCGAAGTTCCTGGCCGCCGAAACCTCGCTCAAGGCGCTGGACCAGGCAATGCAAACCCACGGCGGCAATGGCCTGTCCTACGAATACGGATTGGCCGATCTGTGGTTCGTGACGCGACTGCACAAGACCGCGCCTGTCAGTCGCGAAATGGTCCTCAACCACATCGCTCAGCATAGCCTGGGCCTGCCCAAGAGCTACTGA
- a CDS encoding 3-hydroxyacyl-CoA dehydrogenase family protein, whose product MNRGAVIGGGTMGVGIAYVMAQAGAAVTVVEPDDRRAEQMRAIVAEASSSAIGRGKLSQDAATALQVRIVRAKSVEALDEGLDLIVESVPERFELKRQVLAQAASRRPALLATNTSALSIDRLAAELPSPRQFLGMHFFNPVWSLKLVELVQGSATSPTTIEAARAIVGWMGKQSLLVRDVPGFATSRLDLIASLEAMRMLESGVASAEDIDQAAVLAYRHPVGPLRLSDIVGLDVRLDIARTLEAAHGSRFAPPEILIAMVAEGKLGAKSGQGFFAWPA is encoded by the coding sequence ATGAACCGGGGTGCGGTCATCGGCGGCGGCACAATGGGTGTGGGCATCGCTTATGTAATGGCCCAGGCAGGTGCCGCGGTTACAGTCGTGGAGCCCGACGATCGACGCGCCGAGCAGATGCGCGCAATCGTGGCTGAGGCTTCCAGTAGTGCGATTGGTCGCGGCAAGCTGTCCCAGGACGCGGCTACCGCATTGCAGGTAAGGATTGTCCGCGCGAAGAGTGTTGAAGCCCTGGACGAAGGGCTGGACCTGATCGTGGAATCGGTGCCCGAGCGTTTCGAACTGAAGCGCCAGGTGCTGGCTCAGGCTGCGTCGCGTCGACCGGCGTTGCTCGCGACCAACACCAGCGCGCTGTCGATCGATCGGCTCGCCGCGGAGCTTCCGTCGCCCCGGCAGTTTCTCGGGATGCATTTCTTCAATCCGGTATGGTCGCTCAAACTGGTGGAATTGGTTCAAGGGAGCGCGACTTCGCCGACCACGATCGAAGCCGCGCGCGCCATCGTCGGGTGGATGGGCAAACAATCGTTGTTGGTTCGCGACGTGCCGGGCTTTGCCACCAGTCGGCTCGATCTGATCGCTTCGCTTGAAGCGATGCGGATGCTTGAAAGCGGGGTCGCGAGCGCGGAGGACATCGATCAGGCCGCCGTTCTGGCATATCGCCACCCGGTGGGCCCGCTCCGGCTGAGCGACATCGTCGGGCTGGATGTCCGCCTCGACATCGCGCGCACGCTCGAGGCCGCGCATGGATCGCGGTTCGCGCCGCCCGAAATCCTCATAGCGATGGTTGCCGAGGGCAAGCTGGGCGCGAAGTCCGGCCAGGGGTTCTTCGCATGGCCCGCCTGA
- a CDS encoding crotonase/enoyl-CoA hydratase family protein has protein sequence MDGSAPPVAVERHGAVMVIAIDRPARRNAVDAEVSRRIADALDELDGTTDLRVGVLTGRGGSFCSGMDLKAFLAGERPELEGRGFAGVTERPPAKPMIAAVEGFALAGGCELALACDLIVAADDAWFGLPEVSRGLVAGSGGLVRLPRRIPQAIALEYILTGARMPAPVAHGWGLVNRLSRPGEALAAALELAREIASNAPLSVLMSKRIVQEAGSWSDGEIWDQQRPLAEAVIGSEDAREGALAFAEKRAPQWSGT, from the coding sequence ATGGATGGGTCGGCCCCGCCGGTCGCCGTCGAGCGGCACGGCGCAGTCATGGTCATTGCCATCGACCGACCGGCGCGCCGGAACGCGGTCGATGCCGAAGTATCGCGCCGGATCGCCGATGCCCTCGACGAACTGGATGGGACGACCGACCTGAGGGTTGGAGTACTCACCGGACGCGGAGGGTCGTTTTGTTCGGGCATGGACCTAAAAGCGTTCCTGGCGGGTGAGCGGCCGGAACTGGAAGGGCGCGGATTCGCGGGTGTGACCGAGCGGCCTCCAGCCAAACCGATGATCGCGGCAGTCGAAGGTTTCGCGCTTGCAGGGGGATGCGAACTTGCGCTCGCTTGCGACCTGATCGTGGCCGCCGATGATGCCTGGTTCGGTCTCCCGGAGGTCTCGCGCGGTCTTGTGGCGGGGTCAGGGGGGCTGGTACGCTTGCCTCGCCGAATTCCGCAGGCGATCGCGCTCGAATATATTCTAACTGGAGCACGTATGCCTGCACCGGTGGCTCACGGTTGGGGCCTGGTCAATCGACTGAGCAGGCCAGGGGAGGCGCTCGCCGCGGCGCTTGAATTGGCCCGGGAAATCGCTTCGAACGCTCCGCTTTCGGTGCTGATGAGCAAGCGGATAGTCCAGGAAGCGGGATCGTGGTCGGACGGCGAAATCTGGGACCAACAACGACCGCTGGCCGAAGCGGTGATCGGGTCCGAGGACGCACGCGAGGGAGCACTTGCGTTCGCTGAAAAGCGCGCTCCGCAATGGAGCGGGACATGA
- a CDS encoding LLM class flavin-dependent oxidoreductase, whose product MSDRLRFGSFIPPHHLPVNYNPTYALQRDVEIVQLMDAIGFDEAWFGEHHSGGAEPIGDPLLFIAHVAAQTKYIRLGTGVVSLPYHNPLWVADRLAMLDHLTRGRVMLGLGPGALATDAGMIGIHPSQQRDALEQDTAVLMHLMTSNEPISIETDRYKLVDARLQLDFYQDPHPEVAAAAIVSPSGPRLAGTHGAGLLSIGATMQAGVDVLAMHWDVAEARAKECGKTVDRKNWRLVGLMHLADTKDQAIKDVEYGLREFCDYLQHTASTPQLTPTGSSIGEYIDWAMSTGAAVIGTWQEAVEQIESLQELSNGGFGCFLLFDHNWANWAAKKHHYEIFGDYVIPHFKKTNHRLKQSELATRAVRDKLAAEQQAAIGAFSAKHGKPQA is encoded by the coding sequence GTGTCTGATCGTCTGCGCTTCGGGAGCTTCATCCCGCCGCACCACCTGCCGGTCAACTATAACCCGACCTATGCGCTCCAGCGGGACGTAGAGATCGTTCAACTGATGGACGCGATCGGATTCGACGAAGCCTGGTTTGGCGAGCACCATTCTGGCGGCGCGGAACCGATCGGGGATCCGCTGCTGTTCATCGCCCACGTGGCCGCCCAGACGAAGTATATCCGGCTTGGCACGGGCGTCGTCTCGTTGCCCTATCACAATCCGCTCTGGGTGGCGGATCGGCTGGCGATGCTCGATCATCTCACCCGTGGCCGAGTGATGCTCGGTCTCGGCCCCGGTGCGCTTGCCACCGATGCCGGAATGATTGGCATTCATCCCTCGCAACAACGCGATGCGCTGGAGCAGGATACTGCCGTCCTCATGCACCTGATGACCAGCAACGAACCGATCTCGATCGAGACCGACCGTTACAAGCTGGTCGATGCACGCCTCCAACTAGACTTCTATCAGGATCCGCATCCCGAGGTCGCGGCGGCCGCCATCGTTTCCCCATCGGGCCCCCGCCTGGCGGGAACACACGGAGCGGGACTGCTATCGATCGGAGCGACAATGCAGGCGGGCGTCGATGTGCTGGCGATGCACTGGGACGTGGCCGAGGCACGCGCCAAGGAATGCGGCAAGACCGTCGATCGCAAGAACTGGCGCCTGGTCGGGCTCATGCACCTGGCCGACACCAAGGATCAGGCGATCAAGGACGTCGAGTATGGTCTTCGCGAATTCTGCGACTACCTCCAGCACACTGCTTCGACCCCACAGCTGACGCCAACCGGCAGCAGTATAGGCGAATACATTGATTGGGCGATGTCCACTGGCGCGGCCGTGATTGGCACCTGGCAGGAAGCGGTGGAGCAGATCGAATCCCTGCAGGAGCTTTCGAACGGCGGGTTCGGTTGTTTCCTCCTGTTTGACCACAACTGGGCGAACTGGGCGGCGAAGAAGCATCACTACGAGATTTTCGGGGACTATGTGATCCCGCACTTCAAGAAAACCAATCACCGGTTGAAGCAGAGCGAACTCGCCACCCGTGCTGTGCGCGACAAGCTCGCGGCCGAACAGCAGGCGGCGATCGGCGCATTCTCGGCGAAGCACGGCAAGCCGCAGGCTTAA